In Lacerta agilis isolate rLacAgi1 chromosome 1, rLacAgi1.pri, whole genome shotgun sequence, the following proteins share a genomic window:
- the GMFB gene encoding glia maturation factor beta isoform X2: MKIDKDKQLVVLDEEHEGISPDELKDELPERQPRFIVYSYKYQHDDGRVSYPLCFIFSSPVGCKPEQQMMYAGSKNKLVQTAELTKVFEIRNTEDLTEEWLHEKLGFFH, encoded by the exons TGAAGATCGACAAGGATAAGCAGCTGGTGGTTCTGGATGAGGAACATGAG GGCATTTCTCCGGATGAGCTAAAAGACGAGCTGCCCGAGAGGCAACCCCG GTTCATCGTCTACAGCTACAAGTACCAGCACGACGACGGGAGAGTCTCTTACCCGCTCTGCTTCATCTTCTCCAGCCCTGTCG GGTGCAAGCCTGAGCAACAGATGATGTACGCCGGCAGCAAAAATAAGCTCGTACAGACAGCGGAACTCACAAAG GTATTTGAAATCAGGAATACAGAAGACCTCACTGAGGAGTGGCTGCATGAGAAGCTTGGCTTCTTCCATTGA